A window from Candidatus Methylomirabilota bacterium encodes these proteins:
- a CDS encoding ATP-dependent Clp protease ATP-binding subunit: MFERFTERARRVIILAREEAGRFRHDFVGTEHVLLGLIRDGEGIATAVLQRLGLRLETVKAEVERALAGFPKTLTFGEVPFTPQAKRVLELSIEEARQLGHNYIGTEHLLLGLMKEGQSIAAKILESLGARLDEVRQETLALLGDQYYPRPKKRSQTPVLDEFARDLTQLAREGKLDPVIGREQEIERVIQILARRTKNNPVLIGEPGVGKTAIVEGLAQKIVNHDVPDVLVNKRLLQLDLGALVAGTKYRGQFEERLKAVMKEIRQSENVVLFLDELHTLIGAGAAEGAIDASNMLKPALSRGEIQTIGATTLDEYRKYIEKDGALERRFQPVLVKAPSVPEAIEIIRGLRHKYEAHHRVKITEQAITAAVNLADRYITDRQLPDKAIDVIDEASSRTRLMALTPPPEVKEIEKELERVIREKDMYLEAQEFEKAASLREKEKILRHREEELKREWEKNKGKGKQLVEEEDIEFIVSRWTGIPLAKLEEKESAKLARMEEALHGRIIGQAAAVAAVSRAIRRSRAGLKDAKRPVGSFIFLGPTGVGKTELARALAEYLFGDENALVRVDMSEYMEKFSVSRLLGAPPGYVGYEEGGFLTEKVRRRPYSVVLFDEIEKAHPDVFNMLLQVLDDGRLTDSLGHVVDFKNTILIMTSNLGTGLIGKRVSPGFLQESDEQSYEKMKDRVMEELKRTFRPEFLNRVDEIVVFHALTAEHIKAIIRLMIRRINKQLSDRGIELVLTPAAEDMLVEKGYDATYGARQLRRTIQKHIEDPLAEAIVRGQIPESARIEVDVEGGNFVFREAQAADAPLELAEH; the protein is encoded by the coding sequence GTGTTTGAACGATTCACCGAGCGGGCGCGACGGGTCATCATTCTGGCACGTGAGGAAGCGGGCCGTTTCCGTCACGATTTCGTCGGCACAGAGCACGTTCTCCTCGGCCTGATTCGCGACGGCGAGGGGATCGCGACCGCCGTCCTCCAACGTCTGGGCCTCCGGCTCGAGACGGTGAAGGCGGAGGTCGAGCGGGCCTTGGCCGGCTTCCCCAAGACGCTCACGTTCGGTGAAGTGCCCTTCACGCCGCAGGCCAAGCGCGTCCTCGAACTCTCGATCGAAGAGGCCCGCCAGCTCGGCCACAACTACATCGGCACCGAGCACCTCCTCCTCGGCCTGATGAAGGAAGGCCAGTCGATCGCCGCGAAGATTCTCGAGTCGCTCGGTGCGCGTCTGGACGAGGTCCGGCAGGAGACGCTCGCGCTCCTCGGCGACCAGTACTACCCGCGGCCCAAGAAGCGGTCGCAGACGCCCGTCCTCGACGAGTTTGCCCGTGACCTCACGCAGCTGGCCCGCGAGGGTAAGCTGGATCCGGTCATCGGGCGTGAGCAGGAGATCGAGCGCGTCATCCAGATCCTGGCCCGGCGCACGAAGAACAACCCGGTGCTGATCGGCGAGCCGGGCGTGGGCAAGACGGCCATCGTCGAGGGCCTCGCTCAGAAGATCGTCAACCACGACGTGCCCGACGTGCTCGTGAACAAGCGGCTGCTCCAGCTCGACCTGGGCGCGCTGGTCGCCGGCACCAAGTACCGGGGCCAGTTCGAAGAGCGCCTCAAGGCGGTGATGAAGGAGATCCGCCAGTCGGAGAACGTCGTCCTGTTCCTCGACGAGCTGCACACGCTCATCGGTGCCGGCGCCGCCGAAGGGGCGATTGACGCCTCGAACATGCTCAAACCAGCGCTGTCGCGCGGCGAGATCCAGACGATTGGCGCGACGACGCTCGACGAGTACCGCAAGTACATCGAGAAGGACGGCGCCCTGGAGCGCCGCTTCCAGCCCGTCCTCGTGAAGGCGCCGTCGGTGCCGGAGGCGATCGAGATCATCCGGGGCCTGCGCCACAAGTACGAGGCGCACCACCGCGTCAAGATCACGGAGCAAGCCATCACGGCGGCCGTCAATCTCGCCGATCGCTACATCACGGACCGTCAACTTCCGGACAAAGCGATCGACGTCATCGACGAGGCGTCTTCGAGGACGCGGCTCATGGCGTTGACGCCGCCGCCCGAGGTGAAGGAGATCGAGAAGGAGCTGGAGCGGGTGATCCGCGAGAAGGACATGTACCTGGAGGCCCAGGAGTTCGAGAAGGCTGCCTCGCTCCGCGAAAAGGAGAAGATCCTCCGCCATCGCGAGGAGGAGCTGAAGCGGGAGTGGGAGAAGAACAAGGGCAAGGGCAAGCAGCTGGTCGAGGAAGAGGACATCGAGTTCATCGTCTCCCGCTGGACGGGCATCCCGCTGGCCAAGCTCGAGGAGAAGGAGTCCGCGAAGCTGGCGCGCATGGAGGAGGCGCTGCACGGGCGGATCATCGGCCAGGCCGCCGCCGTGGCCGCCGTGTCCCGGGCCATCCGGCGCTCGCGGGCGGGCCTCAAGGACGCCAAGCGGCCGGTGGGCTCGTTCATCTTCCTGGGCCCGACCGGCGTCGGCAAGACGGAGCTGGCCCGGGCGCTGGCCGAGTACCTTTTCGGTGACGAGAACGCGCTGGTCCGCGTCGACATGTCGGAGTACATGGAGAAGTTCTCCGTCTCGCGCCTGCTGGGGGCGCCGCCCGGCTACGTCGGCTACGAGGAGGGCGGGTTCCTGACTGAGAAGGTGCGGCGGCGCCCGTACTCGGTGGTGCTCTTTGACGAGATCGAAAAGGCCCACCCGGACGTCTTCAACATGCTGCTCCAGGTATTGGACGACGGCCGGCTGACGGACTCGCTCGGGCACGTCGTCGATTTCAAGAACACGATCCTGATCATGACGTCGAATCTCGGCACCGGCCTGATCGGCAAGCGCGTGTCGCCGGGCTTCCTCCAGGAGTCAGACGAGCAGTCGTACGAGAAGATGAAGGACCGCGTGATGGAGGAGCTCAAGCGGACGTTCCGCCCGGAGTTCCTCAACCGGGTTGACGAGATCGTGGTCTTCCACGCCTTGACCGCGGAGCACATCAAGGCGATCATCCGGTTGATGATCCGGCGCATCAACAAGCAGCTTTCGGACAGGGGCATCGAGCTGGTCCTGACGCCGGCCGCGGAGGACATGCTGGTCGAGAAGGGGTACGACGCCACCTACGGAGCCCGACAGCTCAGGCGGACCATCCAGAAGCACATCGAGGACCCCCTGGCGGAGGCGATCGTCCGCGGTCAGATTCCGGAGAGCGCGCGGATCGAGGTGGACGTCGAAGGGGGTAACTTCGTCTTCCGCGAGGCCCAGGCCGCCGACGCGCCTCTCGAGCTTGCAGAACACTAG
- the bamA gene encoding outer membrane protein assembly factor BamA, translated as MRLSIFFACVALFVPTGRAPAQQRSILVKEIGVEGNRRVQEAVILGRVQTKIGSPFNPSQLSEDLRSIFGLGFFDDVQLKVEDFEGGVRVIFVVVERPFVRDVDFVGNKKVTTSELQDKIDIKLGSVYNPVDVQKAKERLTEFYEQEGYFEVQITPEVEKFTDGDVRVVFSINEGRRITIDRIVIHGNKGLTDREIKKALVTREREYFIFRAKLQRQRLDEDVERILALYNDHGYVQARVDGYDIAVDREKARVTLTFNVVEGLQYRVGEITITGVTLFPESEVRRLVTLAPGDVYSRTKLRDSIRQITDLYSTIGRASADITPKTDQIQATAKVNIFLEISEGPEVYVERINISGNLRSQDKILRREVPMAEGDLFTLQKLQRARQRLLNLGYFENVDVNAQPGSDKTRIIVNIEVTERPTGIFSIGGGYSSVDSFIGTIDLSQRNFLGRGWEAAIRIRAGANTQQGIISFTEPWLFDRPLSAGFDIFNTVREFIEYDYDTLGGGLRLSHPFAEYWRWHTGYRISRDIISHLRDESDPTLRDEEGTRVTSLVSGALTRESRDSVIAPTRGGQVSLNVDFAGLGGDSKFVKTVASTSYFHPIWLGHVLSGRAEAGYGFGWADEPLPIFERFYLGGPNSIRGFKFRRVSPTDDTGLRIGGTSELLGNLEYIIPLPFNIRIAGFFDIGNVYGFNTKFDPTDLRTAAGAGIRWLSPFGPIRIDYGVNLDRRKGEDFGALHFSVGSPF; from the coding sequence GTGCGCCTCTCCATTTTTTTTGCGTGCGTGGCCCTGTTCGTTCCCACCGGGCGGGCGCCGGCGCAGCAGCGTTCCATCCTCGTGAAAGAGATCGGCGTCGAGGGCAACCGCCGGGTCCAGGAGGCGGTGATTCTCGGCCGGGTCCAGACCAAGATCGGCTCGCCTTTCAACCCCTCCCAGCTCAGCGAAGACCTCCGGTCGATCTTCGGCCTCGGCTTCTTCGACGACGTCCAGCTCAAGGTCGAGGACTTTGAGGGAGGCGTCAGGGTGATCTTCGTCGTCGTCGAGCGCCCTTTCGTGCGCGACGTCGACTTCGTGGGGAATAAGAAGGTCACGACGAGCGAATTACAAGATAAGATCGACATCAAGCTCGGCAGCGTCTACAACCCCGTCGATGTCCAGAAGGCCAAGGAAAGGCTGACCGAGTTCTACGAGCAAGAGGGGTACTTCGAAGTGCAGATCACGCCGGAGGTGGAGAAGTTCACCGACGGCGACGTGCGGGTGGTCTTCAGCATCAACGAGGGGCGGCGGATCACCATCGACCGCATCGTGATCCACGGCAACAAGGGCCTCACCGACCGCGAGATCAAGAAGGCGCTGGTGACGCGGGAGCGCGAGTACTTCATCTTTCGGGCCAAGCTCCAGCGCCAGAGGCTCGACGAGGACGTCGAACGCATCCTGGCCCTCTACAACGATCACGGCTATGTCCAGGCGCGGGTCGACGGATACGACATCGCCGTCGATCGGGAGAAGGCGCGGGTGACGCTCACGTTCAACGTGGTGGAGGGCCTCCAGTACCGGGTGGGCGAGATCACGATCACCGGGGTGACGCTCTTCCCGGAAAGCGAGGTGCGTCGCCTGGTCACGCTCGCGCCCGGCGACGTCTACTCCCGGACCAAGCTGCGCGACAGCATCCGGCAGATCACCGACCTCTACAGCACCATCGGCCGGGCCTCGGCGGACATCACTCCCAAGACGGACCAGATCCAGGCCACGGCCAAGGTGAATATCTTCCTCGAGATCAGCGAGGGCCCCGAGGTCTACGTGGAGCGCATCAACATCAGCGGGAACCTCCGCTCGCAGGACAAGATTCTGCGGCGGGAGGTCCCGATGGCCGAGGGTGATCTGTTCACGCTGCAGAAGCTGCAGCGGGCGCGCCAGCGCCTGCTGAACCTGGGATACTTCGAGAACGTCGACGTGAACGCCCAGCCCGGCTCCGACAAGACCCGGATCATCGTCAACATCGAGGTCACCGAGCGGCCGACCGGCATCTTCAGCATCGGCGGCGGCTACTCCTCGGTCGACAGCTTCATCGGCACCATCGACCTGTCGCAGCGCAACTTCCTGGGGCGCGGCTGGGAAGCGGCGATCCGCATCCGGGCGGGAGCCAACACCCAGCAGGGCATCATCAGCTTCACCGAGCCCTGGCTCTTCGACCGGCCATTGTCGGCGGGCTTCGATATCTTCAACACCGTCCGCGAGTTCATCGAGTACGACTACGACACGCTGGGCGGCGGCCTGCGGCTGAGCCATCCGTTCGCGGAGTACTGGCGCTGGCACACGGGCTATCGCATCAGCCGCGACATCATCAGCCACCTCCGGGACGAGTCGGACCCGACGCTCCGCGACGAGGAGGGCACCCGGGTGACGTCGCTCGTTTCCGGGGCGCTGACGCGGGAGAGCCGCGACAGCGTCATCGCCCCCACCCGGGGCGGACAGGTATCGCTGAACGTGGACTTCGCCGGGCTTGGCGGCGACTCGAAGTTCGTGAAGACGGTGGCGTCCACCAGCTACTTCCACCCGATCTGGCTCGGTCACGTCCTTTCCGGACGAGCCGAGGCCGGCTACGGGTTCGGCTGGGCGGACGAGCCGCTACCGATCTTCGAGCGGTTCTACCTCGGCGGCCCCAACAGCATCCGGGGCTTCAAGTTCCGGAGGGTCTCGCCGACCGACGACACGGGGCTGAGGATCGGCGGCACCAGCGAGCTGCTCGGCAATCTGGAATATATCATCCCGTTGCCGTTCAACATCCGCATCGCGGGCTTCTTCGACATCGGCAACGTTTACGGGTTCAACACGAAGTTCGATCCGACCGATCTGCGAACGGCGGCCGGGGCGGGGATCCGCTGGCTGTCTCCGTTCGGTCCGATCCGAATCGACTACGGTGTCAACCTCGATCGACGGAAGGGCGAGGACTTCGGCGCGCTGCACTTCTCGGTCGGGTCACCGTTCTAG
- a CDS encoding OmpH family outer membrane protein — MKGVGAGAVIGAGALTLGALGWAQAPAQPVSSPKIVYIDVSRVLARSAAGVAAREQLEKEKAVMQKEMDVKRLEIDKLRDELDKKSALLTGEARREKEETLERKRRDATRLADDFQRELARKEQQLAARVLQDLSGVIDRIGKERGYYMIVERRGAGVLYSAPEADLTEEIIRAYDQESAPKGKK, encoded by the coding sequence ATGAAGGGAGTAGGGGCCGGGGCCGTCATCGGTGCGGGCGCTCTCACCTTGGGGGCTCTGGGGTGGGCGCAGGCTCCGGCGCAGCCGGTATCGTCGCCGAAGATCGTGTACATCGACGTCTCGCGCGTGCTCGCCCGCTCGGCGGCCGGCGTGGCGGCGCGGGAGCAGCTCGAGAAGGAGAAGGCGGTGATGCAGAAGGAGATGGACGTCAAACGCCTGGAGATCGACAAGCTCCGCGACGAGCTGGACAAGAAGAGCGCCCTGCTGACCGGCGAGGCTCGCCGCGAGAAGGAGGAGACGCTCGAGCGCAAGCGGCGCGATGCCACCCGACTGGCCGACGACTTCCAGCGCGAGCTGGCGCGGAAGGAGCAACAGCTCGCCGCCCGGGTCCTGCAGGATCTCTCCGGCGTCATCGACCGCATCGGCAAGGAGAGGGGATACTACATGATCGTGGAGCGGCGGGGCGCCGGCGTGCTCTACAGCGCCCCCGAGGCCGACCTCACCGAGGAGATCATCCGCGCCTACGACCAGGAGTCGGCGCCGAAGGGGAAGAAGTAA
- the lpxD gene encoding UDP-3-O-(3-hydroxymyristoyl)glucosamine N-acyltransferase gives MGEGVGLTLGQIAAALGATLEGDPSRIVIGVAPLDSAGPTHISFLTDPRYGQAARASRAGAFIAPADVTGLPAPTLRCQSPRLALVDLLALFHPPAAVVPGVHPSAIVAPGARVAPTASVGALAVVESGALIGPGVRLHPLVYVGAGAEIGEASVLYPHVVVREGVRVGRRVVVHPGAVIGADGFGYAFDGTRHRKIPQVGGVRIEDDVEIGANTTIDRATLGETVVGQGTKIDNLVQVGHNVEIGEHSLLIAQVGISGSSRLGRGVTLAGQVGVADHVTIGDGAMVGAQSGVHADIAAGEKVLGTPVRPLTQSKRIYLAEGQLPDLVRRMRTLERRLARIEARLGGPAAGETDDDA, from the coding sequence ATGGGAGAAGGGGTCGGCCTCACACTGGGCCAGATCGCCGCGGCGCTGGGAGCCACGCTCGAAGGAGATCCCTCCCGCATCGTCATCGGAGTGGCGCCGCTGGATTCCGCGGGTCCGACGCACATCTCGTTCCTGACCGATCCGCGCTATGGCCAGGCGGCGCGCGCCTCGCGGGCGGGCGCCTTCATCGCCCCTGCCGACGTCACCGGCCTGCCGGCGCCGACGCTCCGCTGTCAGTCCCCGCGGCTGGCCCTGGTGGACCTCCTTGCGCTCTTCCATCCGCCCGCCGCGGTGGTGCCCGGCGTCCACCCGTCCGCGATCGTCGCCCCCGGCGCCCGGGTGGCGCCGACCGCGTCCGTGGGGGCGCTCGCGGTCGTGGAGTCGGGCGCCCTGATCGGCCCCGGCGTGCGGCTTCATCCGCTGGTGTACGTCGGCGCCGGCGCCGAGATCGGCGAGGCCTCGGTCCTCTATCCGCACGTCGTCGTCCGGGAGGGGGTGCGGGTGGGCCGCCGCGTGGTGGTGCACCCGGGCGCGGTGATCGGCGCCGACGGATTCGGGTACGCCTTCGACGGCACGCGCCACCGGAAGATCCCGCAGGTGGGAGGGGTGCGGATCGAGGACGACGTGGAGATCGGCGCCAACACGACGATCGACCGGGCGACGCTCGGCGAGACCGTGGTCGGCCAGGGCACGAAGATCGACAATTTGGTGCAGGTCGGTCATAACGTCGAGATCGGCGAGCATTCGCTTCTGATCGCCCAGGTCGGGATCTCCGGATCCAGCCGCCTGGGACGGGGAGTGACGCTGGCCGGCCAAGTGGGCGTGGCCGATCACGTCACCATCGGCGACGGCGCCATGGTCGGCGCCCAGTCGGGAGTGCACGCGGACATCGCCGCCGGCGAGAAGGTCCTCGGCACGCCGGTGCGGCCGCTGACGCAGAGTAAGCGCATCTATCTGGCCGAGGGGCAGCTCCCGGACCTGGTACGCCGGATGCGCACGCTCGAGCGTCGCCTGGCACGGATCGAGGCTCGCCTGGGCGGCCCGGCCGCTGGAGAGACGGATGACGACGCCTGA
- the lpxA gene encoding acyl-ACP--UDP-N-acetylglucosamine O-acyltransferase → MTTPETIHPTALVDPKATLGAGVRVGAFSIIGPEVTLGAGVEIGHHVVLEGRVVLEPRVKVGHGAVIGGEPQDVKFKPGTPSGVRIGAETVVREYVTIHRATQPEGWTEIGTRCLIMALSHIAHDCRVGHGVIIINYAGITGHCQIGDHATIGGYTGIVPFVRVGAYAYMGGCGKITADLPPFMLADGTPATVRGVNVIGLRRAGIAAPDRRALQEAYRLLYRAGLSPGKALERIRAELPANPLVEQLIQFVASSRRGICPPPGGWRDSAAGGDATEDAERERVI, encoded by the coding sequence ATGACGACGCCTGAGACCATCCATCCGACGGCGCTCGTGGATCCGAAGGCCACGCTCGGCGCGGGCGTGCGCGTCGGCGCGTTTTCGATCATCGGGCCGGAGGTGACTCTCGGCGCCGGAGTGGAGATCGGGCACCACGTGGTGCTCGAGGGACGCGTGGTCCTGGAGCCGCGGGTCAAGGTGGGCCACGGCGCCGTGATCGGCGGCGAGCCGCAAGACGTGAAGTTCAAACCGGGAACGCCGTCGGGGGTGAGGATTGGCGCGGAGACGGTCGTCCGGGAGTACGTCACCATTCACCGGGCGACGCAGCCGGAGGGCTGGACGGAGATCGGCACCCGCTGCCTCATCATGGCGCTCAGCCACATCGCGCACGACTGCCGAGTGGGCCACGGCGTCATCATCATCAACTACGCAGGCATCACCGGCCACTGCCAGATCGGCGACCACGCGACGATCGGCGGCTACACGGGTATCGTCCCCTTCGTGCGGGTGGGCGCCTACGCGTACATGGGCGGGTGCGGCAAGATCACCGCCGACCTGCCGCCCTTCATGCTCGCCGACGGCACGCCGGCGACGGTGCGCGGCGTGAACGTCATCGGCCTCCGCCGGGCCGGCATTGCCGCGCCCGACCGGCGCGCGCTGCAGGAGGCGTACCGCCTCCTCTACCGGGCCGGTCTCAGCCCCGGTAAGGCGCTCGAGCGCATTCGCGCCGAGCTGCCCGCCAATCCACTGGTGGAGCAGTTGATCCAGTTCGTGGCGTCGTCGCGGCGGGGCATCTGCCCTCCGCCCGGCGGCTGGCGCGACTCGGCCGCCGGCGGGGACGCCACCGAGGACGCCGAGCGTGAGAGGGTGATCTGA
- a CDS encoding Gfo/Idh/MocA family oxidoreductase, with amino-acid sequence MAGSGRIRAGVVGVGHMGQYHARVYAELWDVDLVGVTDIDGDRAAEVARHYDTLAFTDHRDLIGRVDVVSVSVPTEQHFHVARDLLEAGVGVLVEKPMTPTLEEARELFAVARGAGAALQVGHVERFNGAVQELRKIVEYPILVESRRLGPFVPRAQKDTVVMDLMIHDLDIVLALVPGRPLRLTAFGASVHSDVTDVANVQLWFESGTIATITASRATEEKIRTLAITQPDAYIVLDYLVQDIQIHRRAAQEATPNREAIRYRQASFVEHLFVHKDNPLKLEIVHLIRTVQRMRAGEPVDLAEAEDLRSLAMALEIERMIRDGRCETVFPPDWPWSAVSA; translated from the coding sequence ATGGCTGGATCGGGGCGCATTCGCGCGGGCGTGGTCGGCGTCGGGCACATGGGCCAGTACCACGCCCGGGTGTACGCGGAACTGTGGGACGTCGACCTGGTGGGGGTCACCGACATCGACGGCGACCGGGCGGCCGAGGTCGCCCGGCACTACGACACGCTGGCCTTCACCGACCATCGCGACCTCATCGGCCGGGTCGACGTCGTCAGCGTCTCGGTGCCCACCGAGCAGCACTTCCACGTCGCCCGGGACCTGCTGGAGGCGGGCGTTGGCGTGCTCGTCGAGAAGCCGATGACGCCCACGCTCGAGGAGGCCCGCGAGCTGTTCGCCGTCGCGCGCGGCGCGGGGGCCGCCCTCCAGGTCGGCCATGTGGAGCGGTTCAACGGCGCCGTCCAGGAGCTGCGGAAGATCGTCGAGTACCCCATCCTGGTCGAGTCGCGGCGCCTGGGGCCATTCGTTCCGCGCGCCCAGAAGGACACCGTGGTGATGGATCTCATGATCCACGACCTCGACATCGTGCTGGCCCTGGTGCCGGGCCGCCCGCTCCGGCTCACGGCGTTCGGCGCCTCCGTACACTCGGACGTCACCGACGTCGCCAACGTGCAGCTCTGGTTCGAGAGCGGCACGATCGCCACCATCACCGCGAGCCGGGCCACCGAGGAGAAGATCCGCACGCTGGCCATCACCCAGCCCGATGCCTACATCGTGCTCGACTACCTCGTGCAGGACATCCAGATCCACCGGCGCGCCGCGCAAGAAGCCACCCCGAACCGCGAGGCGATCCGTTACCGGCAGGCCTCCTTCGTCGAGCACCTGTTCGTGCACAAGGACAACCCCCTCAAGCTCGAGATCGTGCACCTGATCCGGACCGTGCAGCGCATGCGCGCCGGCGAGCCGGTCGATCTGGCCGAGGCCGAGGACCTCCGCTCGCTGGCGATGGCGCTCGAGATCGAGCGCATGATCCGCGACGGCCGCTGCGAGACCGTCTTTCCTCCGGACTGGCCGTGGAGCGCGGTCTCGGCCTGA
- the lpxI gene encoding UDP-2,3-diacylglucosamine diphosphatase LpxI (LpxI, functionally equivalent to LpxH, replaces it in LPS biosynthesis in a minority of bacteria.): protein MERGLGLMCGAGVLPALIAGRARRQGWRLVAFTFPGAPDMSGQADRTIPSRFTDAGPILESFQEEGVSAAVLCGKFAMRDVLRAEAEDAVAREMAARAGSRIDVKLVEIVISTFASVGVEVLDQRTFLADLLATTGCWSRRRPTGEEWDEIRRGLGLARMMADARIGQTVVLRRGAVTAVEAAEGTTEAVRRGTALGGPGAVIVKAAARDHDYRFDTPVIGEETVAVAAAGRAAVLAVEAGRVLVLDREATARAADAAGLALVGMDDAS, encoded by the coding sequence GTGGAGCGCGGTCTCGGCCTGATGTGCGGCGCCGGCGTCCTGCCGGCGCTCATCGCGGGCCGGGCACGGCGTCAGGGATGGCGCCTGGTGGCCTTCACGTTCCCCGGCGCCCCCGACATGAGCGGGCAGGCCGACCGCACCATCCCCAGTCGCTTCACCGATGCCGGCCCCATCCTGGAGTCCTTTCAGGAAGAGGGCGTGTCGGCCGCGGTCCTGTGCGGCAAGTTCGCGATGCGCGACGTGCTCCGGGCGGAGGCCGAGGACGCCGTCGCCCGCGAGATGGCCGCCCGCGCGGGGTCGCGTATCGACGTGAAGCTCGTGGAGATCGTCATCTCCACCTTCGCGTCGGTGGGGGTGGAGGTGCTCGACCAGCGGACGTTCCTCGCCGACCTGCTCGCCACCACCGGCTGCTGGTCGCGCCGGCGGCCGACCGGCGAGGAGTGGGACGAGATTCGCCGCGGGCTCGGGCTGGCGCGCATGATGGCCGACGCCCGGATCGGGCAAACGGTCGTGCTGCGCCGTGGCGCGGTCACTGCCGTCGAGGCGGCCGAGGGCACCACCGAGGCGGTCCGTCGCGGCACCGCGCTCGGGGGGCCGGGGGCGGTGATCGTCAAGGCGGCGGCGCGCGACCATGATTACCGGTTCGACACTCCGGTGATCGGCGAGGAGACCGTCGCGGTGGCGGCGGCCGGGCGGGCCGCGGTGCTCGCCGTGGAGGCGGGCCGCGTGCTCGTTCTCGACAGGGAGGCCACGGCCCGTGCCGCCGACGCGGCCGGCCTGGCGCTCGTGGGGATGGATGACGCGAGTTGA